One segment of Lytechinus pictus isolate F3 Inbred chromosome 13, Lp3.0, whole genome shotgun sequence DNA contains the following:
- the LOC129274611 gene encoding 3-oxoacyl-[acyl-carrier-protein] reductase FabG-like, producing the protein MNVNLQGKTAVVVGVEGGLGKAVAVHFASHGCSVAVLGKNQEKFDEITRECIRHGLDSKQVLAVECNLQVDSDVENALSQVSDKLGPLHILVNCAVEISYGRLSELAPSAVIDAMQVNTMTTAMATKAAVSYLEKTEGVVINISCSCAHRMSPSLIAFGMAVSSINYFTQSTALELAPKGVRVNAVSPSFNVFESLLEPPPNEIYEEPRQAPLNHPPPTIDDVLKTISFLVSDESRFITGEIICVDNGLHTAKLPI; encoded by the exons ATGAATGTGAACTTGCAAGGGAAAACCGCAGTCGTTGTGG GCGTAGAGGGCGGCCTAGGTAAAGCGGTGGCCGTTCACTTTGCTTCACATGGATGCTCAGTGGCTGTTCTTGGGAAGAACCAGgaaaagtttgatgaaattacCCGGGAATGTATCAGACATGGACTGGATTCGAAACAG GTCTTGGCAGTCGAGTGTAATCTACAAGTAGACTCCGATGTTGAGAATGCACTTTCTCAGGTTTCGGACAAATTGGGACCACTGCACATACTG GTGAACTGTGCAGTTGAAATATCTTATGGACGATTATCTGAGTTGGCGCCCTCCGCGGTCATTGATGCGATGCAAGTCAATACCATGACCACTGCCATGGCAACGAAAGCAGCAGTATCATACTTGGAGAAAACGGAGG GAGTGGTCATCAATATTTCATGCAGTTGTGCACATCGCATG TCACCGAGTCTAATAGCCTTTGGTATGGCCGTGTCTTCTATTAACTACTTCACACAGTCAACAGCTCTAG aACTTGCTCCGAAGGGAGTACGTGTCAATGCTGTAAG TCCGTCATTTAATGTTTTTGAGAGTCTTTTGGAGCCTCCGCCAAATGAG ATATACGAGGAACCGCGGCAGGCACCACTCAATCACCCTCCCCCTACTATTGATGACGTGCTGAAAACCATCAGCTTTCTCGTATCTGACGAGAGTCGATTCATAACAGGCGAGATTATCTGTGTGGATAATGGTCTTCATACCGCCAAGTTGCCGATCTAG